One Phaseolus vulgaris cultivar G19833 chromosome 4, P. vulgaris v2.0, whole genome shotgun sequence DNA window includes the following coding sequences:
- the LOC137838581 gene encoding uncharacterized protein: MGAVVPPGLVGVKASFTGVEDPEAHLTAFHTQMMLSGGSDAVYCKLFMSTLSGIALEWFVSLPDGHITSFQQFSKLFRKQYIVNRAPPVVSYDLFDVRQNQGESLRDYLSRFGAQVVVHAFKKGVLAGPFSESLIRHRPSTFAEIRRRAIAHITAETAVSEKRESAVPNKSRAGPSRTQQPMRVHEAKEGKRAQGKPRPYEPRRDQNGGRTRESNAPPRFDFVVELAELIAISAIATRLRAHEKTDRVLGRKKDVWCEFHQAYGHPLRACLALGHQLAELVKNGFLSDYLREPQGDQTSGAPSGDPQHEVPVHGEVHTIAGGFSGGGCTASQRKKYARSVLAVDSAEEDHSPDVDIVFTKADLRDVVPHDNDPIVISLVMAGRKLHRVLVDQGSSADVMFWPTFSKLQLSPDLLKPYPGCLYGFAGDQVEVRGYVELRTTFTDGATARTEKIKYLVVNAPSAYNILLGRPTLNRLGAVPSTRHMKVKMPSMEGVVVTIKSDQKEARRCYENSLKQRRSVCHVTSTPPPRSDEGRTEVATLVRGTHGDVEMEEALLGGTGSARGEAEGARGIAPRESGIARAVIARERRPHPTEGWVEAAIGGRGFKLGGQLDEDTRRQIAGVIEKNMGAFAWTASDMPGIDPDFLCHRLAMDPQV; the protein is encoded by the coding sequence ATGGGTGCAGTCGTACCACCAGGCTTAGTGGGGGTGAAGGCCTCGTTCACGGGGGTAGAGGATCCAGAAGCACACCTGACGGCTTTCCACACCCAAATGATGCTTTCTGGAGGATCGGATGCCGTATATTGCAAACTATTCATGAGTACCCTGAGTGGGAtagcgctggaatggttcgtAAGCCTGCCAGACGGCCATATCACGTCGTTTCAACAATTCTCAAAGTTGTTCAGgaagcagtatattgtgaacaggGCACCcccagtggtgtcctacgatctTTTCGATGTGCGCCAGAACCAAGGCGAGTCCCTCCGGGATTACCTTAGccgttttggggcgcaggtgGTGGTGCACGCATTCAAGAAAGGGGTTCTTGCGGGCCCCTTTAGTGAGTCTTTGATCAGGCACCGCCCCAGCACGTTCGCGGAGATTAGGCGTCGTGCCATAGCGCACATCACTGCAGAAACAGCGGTTTCTGAGAAAAGGGAAAGCGCGGTCCCTAACAAGTCGCGCGCAGGACCAAGCAGGACTCAGCAGCCGATGAGGGTGCACGAGGCCAAGGAGGGAAAGAGGGCTCAGGGGAAACCCCGCCCTTACGAGCCTCGAAGGGATCAGAATGGGGGGCGCACGAGGGAGAGTAACGCACCCCCCAGGTTCGATTTTGTGGTGGAGCTAGCGGAACTGATCGCCATTTCGGCTATAGCAACACGGCTGCGAGCACATGAGAAGACCGACAGGGTGCTGGGGCGAAAGAAAGACGTGTGGTGTGAGTTCCATCAGGCCTATGGCCACCCACTTCGCGCGTGCTTGGCATTGGGACACCAACTCGCGGAGTTGGTAAAAAACGGCTTCCTGAGTGATTACCTGCGAGAGCCACAAGGCGATCAGACATCGGGGGCCCCATCAGGGGATCCTCAGCACGAGGTACCGGTGCACGGGGAGGTGCACACGATCGCGGGAGGATTCTCTGGGGGAGGGTGTACAGCCTCTCAGagaaagaagtacgcgcgatcggtgttGGCAGTCGACTCGGCGGAGGAGGATCACTCCCCCGACGTTGACATTGTCTTCACCAAGGCTGATctccgggacgttgtgcctcacgacaacgacccgaTAGTCATCTCCCTTGTCATGGCAGGGAGGAAGCTGCACAGGGTCCttgtggaccagggaagctcggcagacgtgatgttctggccgacgttcaGCAAACTGCAGCTGTCCCCTGATCTTTTGAAGCCGTACCcggggtgtttgtatggtttcgcaggggaccaggtagaggtgcggggctATGTGGAGCTGAGGACCACATTCACGGATGGTGCCACAGCCCGCACTGAGAAGATTAAGTACTTGGTGGTCAATGCCCCGTCTGCTTataacatactgttgggaagaccGACGCTCAACAGGTTAGGAGCTGTACCatcaacaaggcacatgaaggtaaagatGCCTTCGATGGAGGGGGTAGTGGTTACCATTAAATCGGACCAAAAGGAAGCCCGCCGCTGCTACGAAAACAGTCTCAAGCAGCGGAGAAGCGTGTGCCATGTTACCTCGACGCCGCCACCAAGGTCAGACGAGGGAAGAACGGAGGTCGCGACGTTGGTAAGGGGCACACACGGCGACGTGGAAATGGAAGAGGCGCTGCTCGGGGGCACGGGAAGTGCCCGGGGTGAAGCTGAGGGGGCGAGAGGGATCGCGCCTCGCGAGTCTGGGAtagcgagggcggtcatcgccagagAAAGAAGACCCCACCCGACTGAGGGGTGGGTGGAGGCGGCGATCGGAGGAAGGGGGTTCAAGCTGGGAGGACAGCTCGACGAGGACACGCGACGACAGATCGCCGGGGTAATTGAGAAGAACATGGGTGCATTTGCGTGGACGGCCTCggacatgccgggcatcgacccggACTTCCTCTGTCATCGCCTTGCAATGGATCCCCAGGTCTGA